The Manihot esculenta cultivar AM560-2 chromosome 17, M.esculenta_v8, whole genome shotgun sequence genome contains the following window.
GAATATGACTTCTTTTCTACCACCCCTTCAGGTCTCAAAGCTTGACCCATTAGACTTAGTTGACTTAAAGCCCTTTGATTTTCTTGTTTATGTTATTGGATGCCTTTTTAAGCCAGATATTTTTATGGGGGACCTTTGCCtgctaaaattattttcattttgaatATTATAGGTCCCAAGCTCCTTATTAAAACTCCTGCTACCAATTTAGATATATATATCCCCATCTTACCTTTGGAAACTCATCCATAAACCTCTCTTTATCTATTCCCCCTCAATCTCCTTTAGCCTAGATGCCCAAAAAATGGAAAAGAAGGGCTTGCCAAGTAGGGAAGCACCTTTTAGTCATTTCTCAATAAGAGAAATTGAATCCAAAAACATGTTGCTTGTCGGAATCTAATCAAAATCCATTTAAGGCCTTGGTGCCTAGCCAAAAGCCACCGCAGGAGTTATGATCGACTTATCTTAGAACTATGAAAGGATTAGGCACCCTTTAGCAGTCAAAGCTTTGAaagagattaataaaaaatataggctttctatttcttaataaaaatgaagaataaacAAAGTTATATGGAGTTTTTGCATTGAAAAGTTGACGGGGTGTAACTAACCACCTATATATGGACCCTGTGGACTGATGAGGTTGATGTATTATTGAAGAAATTTTGTGGTAATTTCATACATACCAAAGTTGTTGTGAAGAATAACAACCAATAATGAACTATGATTTTTGTATATGGGAGCCCAGTTAGAGATGACTGAGCTAAGTTATTGGATATTTTAAATAGAGTTGTTGATGATGCTTAGGATATAAGGATCTACATTGGAGATTTTAACTACATTTTGCTTACAACTAATAAATAGAGTGGTAATCCTATGACCGAAGTGGTTGTTAATAGGCAGCAACCATCTCAATTTCCCTTATTTTACAGCTTCAATATTCTATCAACTAGTCAAGGAAATCTACTAGCAACATTATCACCTAACTAATTTTAACctaaattagttaaaattaatattttattacttaatatAGTAAAAAGttaatgtatttatttatttattattgatattgcAGAGATTAAATTGATGATGTAGCCGAAATGGAACTATATTGTAATTGGCTAACTTGTAAAGAAAAGTAGGTGAGGTGGTAGTGGGTGTCCATAGGTGGTGGTGGGTGTCCATAGCAGCCACTTCAATTCTCAAGTCAATATACTGAAAAATAGAGAGAATATAATAAATGGCTTAGAACTTGATTAGTTGTTCAAGAAAAAAGTACCTTGGCCTCTGTgatccttctccttttatattgtgAGAGGGTGAAAATAAATATGGCACTTTTTGATATCGATAGTGATGTGACCAACTACTTAATATAGGGCATCACCAGTTAACAGGTTGGCAATTCCATGATTATAGGCGTAATGAGGATATGCTAGGTTGTACTTGACAATAGTAATTTCAGGTAAAGACTCGCCCTGTCGGTGTAGGGCAAGTCTTTGAGGATGAATAAGCTATTAGGGTGTTTGGGTCTACCTCTCTTCGGGCTAGACTGTATTTTCTACTTATCATACCGTTGCCACATGTCCTACTCTTGATGTGACAGCTTATGGATTACTTTGGGCGATTGTTACGTGACATTAGAGGTTCCTCCGCTGGTCTTCGACTTTTCAAATTCAGAGGAGATAACTGTTATCAAGGTCTGGGGCAAGTGACCTCCTGAGATTGGTTTCTTGCTGCTCGCGCTGTTTCACCTATTTAGCCCTTCAATGATGACTACTCTGCTTATCATGTCACATTTAAAGCCCTTTATCAAAACCATCTTATAACCCTTCTTCCCTAAGTACCATTTTTGCTATCTTTTGTGATCCTTTGCTTTTAGAGAAACTTGTTCGCAActtctttctattttttctcCTTATAGACTTATATCCTTAAGGTAATTTacgttttcctttttttctttaatatgaACGGAAAtactttttcttctctttccctTAGTGTGGTTTCTTTCTCTAGCTCCtccttgtaacagcccggaaaccgataccctaccgtaacggctcgaaccgccaccggcgctaggatccagatcggcttaaggccgccgggacccgtagcgagccaacatacctcctatcacctggtcaaatcccatacatgatcaaaacttttctTGAAAAGTAAGCTTGTGTCTcagaaaaacctttaaacttgcttTCCTTACCTCAGCCTGACccatgcatgaaaacatagaacctcataccagatgggtcatcaagcatGCTTTAAAACCATGTCCgcttttgggtcaagggattgaaaccctttcttccctcacggccattcaaatctcataacgttaaaacatttcacatcattaaaacctttaacctttttaacatcaaaacattttcttaagatcatgtaagccaagggatcaaccaactctagggtcaagcacaactctaaacagcACATGACCTACTATACTTTCCATCCTCTAGCTTTTCATAAACTCTTTAcatacatcatcatatcatatcctttatatacatcatgtccaccactatacTATTCAAGTAAACAAGCATACAGGCATACATCTCTTTATATCCAGCTACTTACCATATACATACACtaagctatactattacatcaaaACACAGCAAACCATGCATCACTCTTCCttccccatagcttactctgacttactctggcttaacttagctctggccctgcaaaactggggttaggggagaggggtgagctaaaaagcccagtgagtagaaacatagaaaacagttcattaattacatgctctcatgaaatgcgtcatatcacaaagaaatcacataactgtctctggtccgtctcggggctcatgcagctAAATATTCCCCCACGGAGtgtttttgagagttcctttctttgctagcatcctttactctcaaggatcagacatgacctcaaaaatccctctgtcggtgcccggctccccccaaaggagctcacacaggactttcacatacatgacagggtgcctagtccacagagagctcacaaggactttcctatatgtacttgtccagctctcaaaagactcacccaagactcaatgacagatatgggctattgaagtcgccttggtccgaacctcctgaatcaacatcaaataatgcaatgcgtcacattcgtgaaactagtgcaatcatcctattacatataatcatgatgcatgagcatgctttatgCATTCGATTTcgtacataaaagattaagtttagttctactcacctcctggcagacgctgactgactctgcaactgctagcactactggcctcctcggtccctcgggtccgatcctacacaggtggactcgaatgaggtgccaaacatactctaaacaactcataaacatacccccaaaaacccctctaaacatcactaaaacatgcataggaaacacccaagaaacggctggacagggcactttcggcggcaccttcggcggccgaaagtcccttccagagacgaaactcgggtaggttcggcggcaggttcggcggccgaaacccctggacagaaacgaaagtccctccttcgggggcacgttcggcagccgaaaggctgcctcccatgcaggttcggcggccgaaactcctttcggcggccgaacctggtcccctctggacgacaggtccgattctgcctagCCAAAAACCGAACTCAAaacacccaaatccttacatactctctcccaatcatgcatactcactcccacatgcataaaggggcataaactaacttaaaaccccaacaaaacatcatgtaatcatacatataacatacattagcacaaaaacccacataatccttaaacatgcatttctacccaaactcaaccatcaaactctataaaacttacgtaaaacttcattaaacataaggaaaaacaaggatctacactaacctcttggagatcgagggttggtgtgacccgaaccttggagatgtggaggaaactagctccggggtctccaagctccaaatccttgatccaagcttaaaactcttcaaaaccaagaatgaaactcataaaaaccatagaagattgaaggaaaacgtgaaatcgaccaagggaggacatgaactcacctgagcacgagaatggggagaaaactcgcccatttttggtctgaggccttttataggcgaccggctgagccacattcggcggccaaaccagcaccctaaagtcccccatgttcggcggccgaacttgaggttcggcagccgaacctggtttctgcccaactcaactttcggaagccaaaagtccatccgaaaccatctcatgttcggcggccgaacatcaccttcggcggccgaacctgggttcttcctccttggccttttctcttcaaaactcaattcattttcatttaaaaccatgaaatcatgtgaaaacattttagaaaacacattttacccctctagaagcctctggcatcttcagaattctagattccaacggagattccgccggaaggtagggattccgatgccggaatctagccgggtattacactcctcCTCCTATGGCCCCATCCAAGCACCGGCCCTTATCATTCTGTTAAGGGAGGCTTTGAAAAACGAAGGCGGCTTGACTAGTGAGATCCCATCTGTCCTCTCATAGCATGATGTAGACCGTCTCTATAATACTTATCAAATTCTTCGAAATGCTTTTCGTGTCTTTGCTCCTTCTCCACGCGTCCATATGAGTGACTTGATTCATGTTGAAGATACTATCATTGTTTAGAAAGTATTTAAATATAAGTGTTTGAAATGGTGCATATATAATCTATACATCTAAGTACGATTGAAATCCACTTAACATAGATATTAACTCTTACCCGATTATCtccctttattattattaaaagcaTCACAACTATTATACTAACTCTTACCCGGTTATTTCCCTTTATTGTCGTTAAAAACATCACAACTATTGTAGTAAGCACTACTAGAAAAGCACACATGacataaaacaaaaaaatataaaacaaataGCAACAACAAAAGGACATTTTATTGCTACcgcttttttgaaaaatattaaaaatagttaaaaaatttaagagaacGGTATATACatctattttgatattttataagttaagctgcctttataaaattataacttacattaaaattcaaaaaatatttcacattttaaaatatttattatgtatttacacccaaattttaaaaaataattaaataaagaaaaaataaaaattatcttcaaataatatataatatttataatcataaaatattataataattttcataaacacattaaaaaacataacatgagcgatataaaaaagtgaaaatttataaattatattgggtaaaataaataaataaaatttttattttattaagtaagaaaatattaactttaaataatttaaatcaaaattagtcGACAgcctataattaaaataaaattttaaaattaaaatataattgataaatatcaaaaaaatttaaaatttatttattataaaatttttcatcacatcaataatatcaaataaaaatattgatattCACGCCAATTGCTACATTGTTAACCCTAAtctcaattttaaatattaattaaaattaacataaaaatttcaaatgagGTTAAACTTaacgattaaaaaaaattactaaaactaataaaagcactaaaggttttaatttttgaaCATTTTACCCTAATTTATTCTAAACTTTTATCATTTGACTACAAATATAACAAATTAGAAACGTTTAACTTAATTTGTacaagatttaaaaatttaattataatcttGAGTTAGCATGCATGTTTGTGCTTTATAACATAAAAAtgaaatagatttttttaatcaGAATAGAAAAATAACAAGTGATGATCGCCAGACTTTCTACGTCTGGAGATAAGGCCAAACTCTAAAGAAAAACATAGACTCAAGACCTATCAGGCCTATCTCAAGCAAACCAGCCCTCGCTGTGTATCCCAGTCCGGTGACATGAAACAGAAAAATGCAGACTCAAGACCTATCAGGCCTATCTCAAGCAAACCAGCCCTCGCTGTGTATCCCAGTCCGGTGACATGAAGCAGACTGTACAGCTCACACGCGCGAGCCCATCCGAATAAATCCTAGTCTGGTGACGTGATAAGAGACCGTGAAATAGGCCTAGCTCTATCCGCATGCGCGCAATGAAATTAAATATCAGGCGCCCTATCCGCATGCGTGCagagaaattaaatggccgcctaacGTTGAGAGAGACTTTGATGCATCCATACGTACGAATCTGAGTGACAGAGACAGATGACATTATAGTAGAGAAGCGATTAAACGTCACTAATACACAAGAAAAAGGGATAGAATGTCTCCTTTCTGGATTTCAGAAAATCAGCAAGTAAAGGATTGAACCAAACATTGGTTAAATTTGGTAGTTTCATTCCTCAACATTTAAACGGCGGATTGGTTTAGAAAATAGAAGCAAATGTTTTATAATCCATGAACGATTAGTTACCTGAACACTGAAACCACAAGGCTCGTTAGTACATTGCCTTGAAACACTGATACAAATACCTCAAAGTCCAAAGAACTAGCTActcttttaactaaaattatcatACAATTTGCCTCCCCACCCTACATCTGGTATTCAAACACCACCTAACATTgaacaaaactaaaaaaaaaggaCCTGTCAATAGTCCAGTACCTTCCTTAGATCAGCATCAACAACGTCTTAAGCATCAGCAGTTGTGTCCGCGAAACATTTTATTAGACGCTAATCTGTACAGAGTTGAGAAGCAACCAGACAACTGCCAGCATGCTCGAGCACCATGTACAAAAAGCTAGTTCTTTTAAGGATCAAGCTACGGTTTAGCCTTGCTCATCAAAGTCGGCGTGATAGAGACAACTCCGATAAGGAATAGAGTAGCAATGGAATTGAAGTCGTAAAGGTCTCCGAGCGATTGCAATTCTCCAAGAGCTATACCAGCCTGCAATAACAATCATGTATGTACCATTACTTTCCTGGGCTGATGCCTAAAGTAAAACTCTTGAGCATTCACATATGAATGTGTCAGCTTCACAACTACACCGATTTTCACTCATTACTTAACCGATGCATTGATTTGTAGAATTTGTCATCATTGCTATGGTCACTTTGAAAGCTAATACAAACAGAGCAAAAGCTTTTGTAGCTTACTCTGATAATATTGTTATCTGAATGTTGACTCAATGACCCAATGCCTGACCTGAGTCGGGTCTTTAATTGGACTGGACAAGCAATTGACAGATGAAAACTCAACTGGCCTGGCCAGGTTTTTCATTAATCTGTCTGACCAGCCCATTACATATAAACTATAAATTCTTCTTAAACAAATGTCAATGTGGCTTTGAATTTTCCAATAAAATGAACACGCTATCAACAAACTTGAAATAGAATGTTATTTtagctataatttttttaattatagcaatacaataaattttataaaatgataatttatttctatattttatttttaatatagataTAGTTCATATTTCATAAATACTATGaaaatagttactcatttacaCAAATAATTTTTGTTTCATGTTActtataaagttttaaaataaaagatatttaataataacatttaaaatttgcatttttttatataatatttaaaattaaaatcaaaatatatgtaAATGTAACCTAATTAATGATAGGATTTTAACTTTAAATGTTAAAAGTTAGATAATTGAATTTATCGTACTAACAGGTGCAATATTTgactaataatttttaactaGTTCCATTTATGATCCACTGGTTAAACCAATGACCACCGGCTGAACTAGTGACCCATCAAGCCAATCCCTCAACCTCGTCAAAGTTTAGGCCGAGTCTGATAAATATACCAGTTGGCTTGATTTGACAGACCCCGGCAAATTAACCCAACTAAAAATGAATTATGAGCGTGCTATACCTTGACAGTGACATAAGCAGCAGGAATGAGTCCGATAATGGTTGCCAAGAAAAAAATATGATACGGCACATCTACTATTGGTGAAGCAACATTTATGAATGTATTTGGAAGAGTTGGGGTTAGCCTCAAGAAAAGCATGTAGTTCAATAAGCATTCTCTTCTTCTAGCTACCTgagaattgaaaaaataattaaaaatatagataaattacaGCCACTTAATGGTAAAATTAAGCAAGGATAGCTTGGAGAAGTGATATTCACCTGCTCTTGGAAGAAGCTCAGTTTGTCAGGCCACAAAGAGAATACCAGAGGCCGTCCAATCACTTTTGAAAGGAAATAGCATGAAGAAGCACCAGCAGTAGCAGTGAACACCACCAAAGCCACACCTTTAAATACTCCGAAAAGAGCACCAGCAAGCAATGACATAAAAACAGTCCCAGGAATCATAAATGTTTGCATGAAAATGTAGACCACACAATATCCTACCAGGACTTGCGCAGTGTAGTCACTTGTGTAGCTCTCAAGGTGATCTCTACAAAGAGGGCATCATACGTTACAATACAGATATAGGCAAGGAAAGAAACAGTTATGGCACTTTGAAGAAAATGTATAATAACAAGTCAAAAGGAACATGAGGAAACATCATGCAAGATGGAAAATAGCATATAATAATTATGCGTTATTTACGCCTTCATATAATTGCATGCTACTCCCACAAATATCTCAGAGCCAAAAGCCAGTCATTTTGGCACAGTTGATGAAATGGCAAACAGGTAGTTATCTTATTTTGGTTTCAAAAATCAATATACTGACTCCAGCAAGTAATTGAACTTGCAGAATTGTCAAAAGAAAGGATccaatctcttcttctacccAGCACCACAGGTAAGTAATGTTATTCTACTGAGGCTGGACCCAGTATTGATCTTCCTTTCTCCTTTTGCTTCCAAGAGTAAATTgaagaaatatgaaaaataagttCCCACAATAAAGCTGAGTCAAAGGAATTCAGGAAGGAGATGCCAGATTAGACAGGCAACACCAACTTAGACAACATCCTAATACAGATTGCATCAGCTGAATCCAGTACAGGCTTCCCAAGCCTTAAAAGGTCCTCAAACTCAAGGAACCCAGAAAAGGACAAAGTACAAGAAATGGATAAACTCAGCACACATGCCACTCTCCATAGGTTGTCAAAACTCAACAATCAGATCTTCAGGGAAAATAATTAAGCTTCAACAAATGTGCAAAAACCATCAGCAATATTCAGTTATGACTAGGGGAGGAGTTGACAGAAAGGAGACAAGCTAACTGCAATAGGCGGGAATTTGCAGGGTGATTGTTACCCTTTTCCCCGGAAATGAATCTAACTGCCACAATCATTCAACATATCTATATTCCTAACTGTTAGGATAAGTCACACTTGAACATCCAATTAGTGAAAACAGATCATTTTTCAGATAGATGCTTCAAATTCTACTTGCCGGTGTTCACAGTCATTGTTACACAATTTGAACATCCAAATCCAATCACTGCGAAGGTCATATTAGATACTATGTGCTCTACTCAACAACTTGAGTTTGCAGTCAGCAACACAAAAGATTCTGATTTGAAAACATCCACATAAGTAGCAAACTTTCCATTTCTTAGCAACTCTACAGTGCAATTATtttctccacatcaggctcaggcatcttttattttatgatctACCAGATATATGAACTTTTACATTTACATCCGAGGTTTCTCCAATTAACTTTTCCAAATGAACAATTACACCATagtctattataaataaaattcaatactaCTTCTCATGATGTTGAGTTCCTACAAGAATATACTGTAAAAGAATTCCTCAAATTTTAGGAATGACCAAACACCAACCAATTCAAAATTACAATTGTAATCAGATAAAAGTTTCAAATCTAGAATAGTTGCAGCACATGACAATCAACAGATAAAAGAGTACAGATGAAATTAAAATTCTCTTGTGGACGTGACAAAATATACACAATTCCCAATTCACCTATGCAATTTAACAAAGAAATAACATCAATGCCTACAAGTGgaataagaaagaaataaagataGCAGTATTTAATGAATCTGTTTTTCTGACGAATGCAATATTGAATTAAATATGGttgtttatcattaattttggataggaattattaatattaattaaaaaaaatgtaaaattacatcgaaaaatgaaggaaaaaaaatgctAATCTAATTTCTAATATATTACGATTGAAAgttaattaaaaacaaaatttgaTGAAGGTTCATAGCTATTCCTTAAGTTTTAGATCCAATTCCAATCTATGGAACAGAAGGAAAATTTATCTcaaagcaaaaaataaaattgcctTAAAAAGGAGAACGCATTTTATCTGGAAGAATAATTTTTCATCTTATTCCAAATTAGCGACctctttatgaaaaaaaaaatacaaaaaaggaCAAGATAATGACTGATCTTTAACCTCAGAACTCATTATTTTCAAAACTTTTGACGAGAAACAATCAGACATAGATTTACCGAAAAGGAAAATATAACCAACCTGAGGATTTGAAGATCTTCAAGGGTCCGAGGCAGCTTGAGGAAGCTGTAATCGGAAGGAGGCATGGTAAGATAAACCCCCAAAAGACCGAGAACAAATCCTAAGACAACAGTGGTAGCCACCGTTACCTCCCAAAAGCTTAAAGGAAACCCAGATCCCATATTTACACTGACATTATTTGCCTCTCGAATTTCTCCTTCTGTTCCTGCGCTTCCTGTCCTCATCTCTCACAATTCCTTTCTTTTTTGCTTTGGTTTGTGTTGCCTGTGGATGGAGAGAGGGCGCAGAAAGCTAGAGAAGGAGAAGACAAGTTTCACCTTCTTAGCTTTTGCGGCacttctccttttcttctttctttcctctGTTTTTAAGGTTGTTTGTTGTATTTGTAGTTCTATCCATTCTGTGTCTCTTTCTCTACAGAGGCATATTCTCTAGTCAGAACATTAGATCCAAAAATTCGGAAAAAAGTGTTTTCCACTCCATCATTAATTCTTGGTAATTTCCAATATAATTGTTCATATTTAATAAAACCCATAATTTAATCTATCAATTCTCTTAGGATCTGTTAGGATCTCTTAGTAAGAGAATTTTAAATTCTCTGGAAGTAAGTTATTTAGTTGTCATGAGTGTGTGATTTCGGAGAAGTTACTTTCCAGTTTCTTTATTCAACTGGATTGACTTTAAATTTATCGTTTTTATTTAGGTGAGAGTTCATGgaaaattaaaagttatatttttttcataaagtgaaaaaatttcaggatataattttatatattatatgtgcaattcaaataaataaaaaattaattaaatctaaatatttttatattttatgataaaaatttttaaaatttattgttaggattgttaaaaaaatttgtataaatattttgaCAATAAACAAtttgttttattaaattgaatattttaaatactatatatatatttagaacGAGagtatttatgttatttttaatatatattactttatgaaaatttaacatataaaataaatatatctaaattatactatttaaaaaataaattttttaaaagtttacttttaaaaataaattatttatgaacttttttatattaaataaattaataataaattcaaattaatttaatttatttatatttttattatttttaagttaaatataaatatttattcttataaataataattatttttattatgtttattgaaaaatcattattaatatttttataatatttaaaagagttAATGGAAAAAACGgtctgtattttttattttgttacaatgttttttttttttctaattaaaatttgacCTTCTACCGTTGCTCCATCTATACCTTGAGTATAAACGTCCATTAAATCCACTAACAGGAAATCACGTAAGctgatattgtaatacccggctagactccggtatcggaattcctaccgtccggtggaacctcggatgtcggaagcctctagtagggtagaaacatgttttcatgaaatgttttaaggtatttcatggttttaagtaaaatggaaatgagtttttgcataaaaacaaccttggaggaaaactcaggttacccctgaaagcataagtgaggaaagtccaggttcggccgccgaacctcaagttcggccgccgaacatggcatgcatacggaggcacgttcggcccccgaacgtggcttggccagccactataaaatggtcccttagccgaaaacgggcgagctttttccccatttccggccaaggtgagctctccgccgtccctcaccgatcttgagttctttccttccaatcatactcgattttcatgagtttttactttgttttgaagattttcaagatttgagcaaagttttggagttttgaggttcaagggaactcaatccctcccatctccaagtttaggtcgtctctctctcgatctccacgaggtaagagccgatcttaagctcattgcatgttttaagtaggttttaagtggatctatggggtagaatgcatgtttagctcatggttaggtttatgggttttatatgtgtttatgaacaatgtgagttgcttgttgtgttgtagttggggtttttgttggtttgatgcccctaggaacttgtatgcttgtttgtgtgtgattgggaatgttgtagaataggtttatgcttgattggatagttttggaggcaaatgtgcatagaagagctgagtttctgccactaagggagaaaccaggttcggcagccgaaggaactttcggccgccgaacatgcttatgGAGGTAGCcatcggctgccgaagcttgcccccaaaaggagactttcgtctctgtctgggagtttcggccgccgaaagtgccgccgaacatgcatgagtttcgcctctgtctgggagtttcggccgccgaaggtgccgccgaacctgcctgactttcggctctggagggactttcggccgccgaacctgccgccgaaagtgccctgtccagccctctcttgcatgtttttctatgattgtttcatgatgttttagggaatttttggggagtagtttagagttatgttcatgtttgtttggtccctcatttgagtccacctgtgtaggttcggacccgaggaaccgaggacctcagcagtgagtcagctgctccagtgtctggtcagagctatccataggtgagtggaataactcattatgttttaaagcaaataatggactttttagcatgtttcacgcatcatgaatgccatgagatgtattaggttgtttgcattagaattcacgaatatgttgcattgcatactttattgttgattgatgcggatgaacgttggatgatccatagccctcgatctatgatgtgacgatgtgatatgtacagtacggaatgtaagaccagtgggacccattctacgttcgctggcaccatgtaagggaaagaccaggacccattttacgttctggcacagttggactgttatgttatgctatgttatgtaagagaaagaccaggacccattctacgttctggcacagttggactatgtagagggctattggtgacaagttcatccttgatgtgattagctgtgatgtgatgcattccatgatgccatatgatttaaatgtttttattattctgctcactgggctcttgtagctcacccct
Protein-coding sequences here:
- the LOC110605365 gene encoding uncharacterized membrane protein At4g09580, producing the protein MRTGSAGTEGEIREANNVSVNMGSGFPLSFWEVTVATTVVLGFVLGLLGVYLTMPPSDYSFLKLPRTLEDLQILRDHLESYTSDYTAQVLVGYCVVYIFMQTFMIPGTVFMSLLAGALFGVFKGVALVVFTATAGASSCYFLSKVIGRPLVFSLWPDKLSFFQEQVARRRECLLNYMLFLRLTPTLPNTFINVASPIVDVPYHIFFLATIIGLIPAAYVTVKAGIALGELQSLGDLYDFNSIATLFLIGVVSITPTLMSKAKP